The Xenopus laevis strain J_2021 chromosome 4L, Xenopus_laevis_v10.1, whole genome shotgun sequence genomic sequence gtatttggaagagCAGGTCaacttcaaaataaaaatttgcctaatgaaagaaaacataattctaagcaactttttaatatacatttgttacattttttaaatgcaatgaatgtttattgcaaaattgcttattattatgttttcttttatttggtaaaaaaatctttttggtttGACATTCCCATTTAGTTATGGTGATCCAATATACAGAAAGATTCCTAATCTGAAAAaccttaggtcccaagcatttccatacctgtaatggaaTATTTATGCACCCTTTAAGGTAATATACTCCACATGCACCAAAAGAAGTTTCTGCAGTACTTCAGTTTTCCGAAACTGCAGGAGCAGTCATGGAAATGTCCAGTGCCAGCAAAGAATCAATGGGCAACAGTATTGAGGGTTTATTTGGATTGTTTTGTGTGGTTATTGAGTAAAGAGCCAGGGGACAAGGATACCCATACAAATCTGTAAAGTAATTTCCTACGTTGGGTAAGTGATTACTATATTTGGAATGAAGGTACAGAGggtttttattctttatactgtTATATTAATATCAATTATATATTCAGGGCTGTcagtaagaaaaaataatatttgaaatgtCTCCCTAAATCTCATTTTACTTTTCTTAAACAGTTTTATTTCACAGGAATGGCCAAACAGAGCCGCAATGTCATGTCTTCCTGATCCTGATGAGGAAATAGGAAGGAAACACTTGATATATTGTATGATGGGTAAACTGTTCTGAGACAGACACTGTATTATTACTGGATTCAATCACACTCATAGCAAAAAGATGCAGAGCACCACAAATTGTTCACAGACCATGTGCAGTGCCGTGCAATGACTACATGCCTACCAGGGGTTCTATGTGCTGTGATGTTTATAGAAGCTTTAATCACAACCAGCTACATTGGCAGCAAAAGGAAATTAAGTTAGAACCTGTACTAGTGGCCCCCTTAAAGACTATTATATAGTGATCCACTTCATAGCTTCAGCATGGGCTAAAAGGAGAATATACTAATATATTAGTACCATTTTGCATTTTCATCTGGTTTTCAAATAATCAGCTTATCATAAAGGATTTACCAGTTTGGAACTTCCAATTCAGTGTCTGTGTGTCTGGGGTACAGCATCAATTATTGCATATGTAAAACCAAAATTGTGCATGGGGATTgtaagtacagtatgtgtatacatatttgtatacTTCTTATTTCTTTTAGAATGAATttattttaaggggtggttcacattcataataataacattcatacaTGACTTTCTCTTCACTAAACAATCATTTTTTcaatatacctgtatatgcattacCAAAAATGAATGGCTTAGGAGAGCTCAACTTGCAAATTGGAAACAAACTACAATAAACCTTTTCAAATATGCTTCTGATGCAGGAGATCGCCAACACCACTTCTCAGTCGTCCTAAGCACATCTGATATCACACACAGTTTGGGCACAGCTTGCTTCAAGCACTGGACCctattaacattttattaaaggacatgtaaagcctttGTCACGGGGGGTGGGGTGCCATAAATTAAGGCACACAATACTGCATATGTGCAGTACAGTAAAAGGTTGACATTGTACTAAACAATTTTCCCCACAAATACAGAGACTAGCAAAACATGGGCATATGGAGCTCTGGGAAATGTTGCTACAGTAGTGGATGAAATTAATTTTGACCCATTTTCTGAAATCATCAATTGATCCCATCCatgttaaaatgatatgtatgtatgcatagcACCAACAATGTATGCAGAATTacaagaagtaaaaaataatgagaaacaaacaaaaagaacagtAAATAAACCACCATTAGCAGGACAGGCCCTTCCCTCTTCGGCTTAAATTCTAAGGGACATGTTTACTAAAAACCACattttctcctcatctaaacCAAAGTTCACATCAGTATATCAGGCGTATTTTTGTAAGTGTTTACTTACTTTACTTGCAAATGtaatatgctgattttttttctggagtaaatttgacagtttattttctttatttacataCTTAATTGTAGTGGGTAAATGTACTGGTGAATTTACACTATAAAGAAATTACATACATTATGTCTCATATAATAATGAAAGATATGGCATAGCTAATGAGATACAGAAGTTACTGCTCTAGTTTTTAATAGGAGTTTTGGCAGCCTGAACCTGCTGAAAATTACTCTTGGAGAAAATACACATTGGAGGTTTTAATACGTtggtagattttttttcacactggtGTAATTTAAAAGATGCAAATGTGTGCCAGGGCAAACTTAATTTGCCAAAACTTGTCAAACATATGTCTGGTGCATGATATATGCCAAGTAGCAAGGACAGAAGTTCTGGGAATCATAATAGGTAGAAAGAAGTATgatgaataatataaaatacaaagccCTGCACTTAGTGTGAGAACCCGCATGGAATTCAAAATACCACTGATGTCCCATGCCTCAGACAGGGGTTGTTTAAAAACAACTACTAAGTGAGTTTAGTAAGAGCTACAACTTGACTATGTAAAGCAGCCCCAGGGAGGACATGCCTTAATTATTCCCAAGTATGTCAAACAATAATATTTTGAGCACTTTGTGGGATTTTACAGCTGCCTTCATATAGATATCAGCTGTGAGTAAATCAACTATGCTTCCCATCAATGGTTTTCCCCAGAGATCATGAGCTACAAAGTGTGACAGCATTAATTGATGGGGGGGCAGAATCTATATAAGTATAGGATGTAGAATGTATTTCCTGGATGGCCTAACATGGCTCTGTGATTAGCTGCCAGCATTCCATCTGAGAAGATGTTTCTGCAGCAACtaaacatgttatttttaaattctgactACAGTTTCATTCaaacagttaagctggccatagacgcaaagatctgatcgtacaaatcgaggatttgtacgattttcggaccgtgcgtggagagtcccgacatttttcgtccggccgtttggttgatcggacaggttaaaagatttcggttgccgataatatctctgcatgtattgccgatcgtacgattttcagagggagactgtcactagatttggtaggacataactttcgtacgattgctgtcaggggcagaacatcggctgatctgttcttttgtactttatttgatcggaatggttagtggcaggtcgggagatgggaaaatccgatcgtacgatgattcgtacgatcggatctttgcgtctatgcccagctttatgcatacatacacacacagtcacacatactACTCTAATATATTTCCAGCTTTACACCTACAGTCATCATACACATTCAAACACTAACAAAAGCACTTTagacatacaaatatacaaactTTATTTATCTAAAATTAGTTATACCAGGCAGAAATGGTTAATACTTATACTAACCTCTGCATGCAGCTCCAAACTCAGGTCAACCGCTGCCTCTCCTAGAATCCTCTTGAACTCAGGCCTCTCACTCACTGGTACCTGCTGCTCCACAAGCCTCCATAGTGAAGGTGGGGGCTCAAGAATTTCTCCATAGCCACTGTCCTGGTCACTGAAGGGCTGCATCTCAGGAAAACAGTCTGTACATCAGCCTCCTCCTAACAATATGACCATGACCAAATCAAGATTTTTCAACCTTTTATCAGTTAGAAGAACCTATAAATTCATAAACCTGCAAGCAGTTATTTATGTGTTTATCATGTAGTATATCTCAGTCTTCCCAGTGGGTCACAAAATGTATCTTTatctgtttttctgcattcacAGTTTGTTTTCATCCCTGTGGATAAAAAGACCCACACAAATGAATGGGATCAACTAACACAGGACTTGAAGTGAGCTTGAATGGACCACTGCATTTACAACTATGACTTATCGAAACAATATTTTTAGGACACATTTTCAGTACAAAGACTTGTGACAGTAAATGAGGTAATAgccatgcatatatatatatatatatatatatatacataatatatatatatatatatatatatatatatatatatatttgtgtgtgtgtatatcatcatcatcatttattatatagcgctgtcaagatacgcagtgctttattgcagttatagcaaacagggaataaatgtatatatatatatatattaaaaataaataattaaaatattaaatatttattcccgTATTTATAGTTTTATCGAAATATAAAGATATGCATTTATGCACGATTGACATGTATACGATAGAtatgaaattgtttattttttgtatatatatatggatactCACTATATATGATAGACACTTAATTGAAACACATGATTCACATTGAAATGCTGATTGAAAGAGGGCACTGATTGGTTTGCAATGGAGCACTTTGTTATTTAATGTGGTTGGTTACAATAAAATTATTACgttttaaaagggagtgctggtctgctgaTAATTGATATACATACAATTACCGTGCACTCAttggaaagtgtatatatatatatatatatatatatatatatatatatatatatatatatattgtccagtAAGCACTCTTCTTCCTATAATCAAGTGGGTGCTGTGGTCAATTAGAATGTATAACCTTCAatgtggaccagcactccaaagttatgtcaatcaaacgattttattgaGACATTTCTTGTGTATCCCATACACACTCCgtatttcaaaattgcaaaaatgtattgtaacatCACAGTTcttccaacgttttggcccacattggggcctttatcaaggatccttgataaaggccccaatgcgggcggAAACGttggaattataataaataaagtacccccagttgcaaaatatgaagatgttagaagttaccttggagttccatgacctgtataaaatatggtCAGGAAACTCCTCTGcaacttatattatccttataatttacaagagggagtattttattcactatatatatatatttctatactgTATGATATCATAGGGACCTACAAATATTCCACACTCAGTGAAAATGAGACAGAAATGTGGCTAATGTTCTATTTTGCAACTGTACAACAAATTGATTTACAATTCAACATCACTGAAcactgtattatgtataatagaAAGCACTGTCTGGTCTGGTGCATAATGTGACATGCACACACataaaatacattgttaaaaTACATTGCTATAAATGAGGTAACTCCAACCCAAATGCCTATACATGGAGTCACGGGAGTTACCATGTAGATACAATAATGGCAAAAGGGGGTGGAAAGTGAGTCAAACTCAATAGTGAACCAAGTCCTGATATCGTCATTATACTACTGTTTGTTATACCAGGACAGGGGCCTTCCCGAGAGAACACAATGATTTTGGAGGCAGGTAATGCAGCGAACTGTGAAAGTGAGGGAAACTAAAGGGTAACATTTGGGGTTTTGCTGgggtaaagtaaaacaaaacttgCTCCCACTCTACCTTGCGCTTCTGGGCAGCGGCCGGTATCCAAGGAAACATTCCTCCTGTTGCTATGGCGATCCTTCCCCGCCTCCTTTGCGGCTGCGTGCCCGGCCCTTTAAAGCGGAAGCGTATGTTTATCTGTGTACAACAGGAAACCTGATCCGTATTTCACAACTAGAATTGATGGCCTCATTTATTGCCTTTAAACCAATATTCAGTGCAACAAGGGACTGAATGTAAATCAGTCCGGTTATAGGTCCCTGCTTCCTGGCGTAGCCAATTCTTTGTTCCAATTAAGGGATGGTTTTGAAATACAGAATTTATAACCTTCCCTTGCCTATAAGTTACACCTAGTTATCCCATACATTAGAGGAATTGTTACACTACATGCTTGTGTGGTTATTCTCCTCTGGAGTGAAGGCAAAAATAGAAATGGGCAAGAAAAGTTTACAAGGGTATGTCCGCCCAAACACTGTTTTCCATATTGAAAGAAAATTCCTGCCTGTTTTTGCAAtcggttttattttattttatttttttattctttttagttatttcgttttattcagcagctctccagtttgcagtttcagtaatctggatgctagggtccaaattcccctagcaaccatgcagtgatttgaataagagactgtaataggAATAGGAGAAGCCAAGAATAGGGGGCCCTGCGGGGTTGTGGgtcctggcccagttgcaccccctgctcccccggtagttacgcccctgaaaatAAGTAATggagaccaatcgaaaagttgcttaataatggccattctataacatacttaaagctaacttaaaggtgaaccaccctataaaggagaaggaaaccccctaggcGCAGAAAACACTCCTccttcccctgtgttgcccccctccctcctcccccctggcctacctgtccccccgggcaaatgcccccaacttgttactcaccctctgtgcaggtcctgtACACAGTGTTCACAgccgccatcttctcccgagcggtcttcttcctggattaattaGCGTTtttgacgcatgtgcagtaggagcatttaccagtacggatctactgcgcatgcgccgaaagtcacaatgttttctttgtgactttcggcgcatgcacagtagatccgtaccggtaaatgctcctactgcgcatgcgccagaagatgccgattaatccagAAACAAgaccgctcgggagaagatggcgtctgtgaaccaaCGTTTTGGGTGGAGGAAAGTTCATTTCTGATGCAATTATAAAATGTGCTATCTAGAATTGGGaatttccaaataagggatattttcataatttgcttTACCATTACTTAAGGCTGCTAAAAAATTTCAAACATTAAATactcataaattatatttatgagTTTTATATTGTTGTATTGCTATGTGTGTGGATTTTTGCTAGCTTAGTTCCATCGAGTACAAGATTCTGTTTactgttacaaaaaaaagcatatcattaaaaaaataaaaacaagaattgtttacttaaataaaaatattcattccTGTGTTTTGGAGATCTCTAGATAACAGATTTCACACCTATACAATGTTTCTGTAGCCTGGCAACCTGAGAATTCAATAGCAAAGGACAGACAGAAAACTCTTTCAATTGCAATTTAAACCATTATGTTTCTGGAATTCAGGTGTTGGGCCCATTGCGATTCTGTTTAAGCAGGACAGTCAGTATAGGGTCAATGGGGCCAGACAGTTTCCAAGTAAAAAGGCACTTGTACATGCTGAAGCACACATAGTATTTATCATTGTCTAAGGTATGAACTCATGGGGCACTTTCCTACGTTGGCTTTTTAATGGTTTATTGGGAGCCAGGGCAGCTATCATAAACAGCATGGTAAGTATAATTTTTACCCCTTTTCATTAACTATAAAGTATATGGATCAAGttgtaaaatgcatatttttatttacttattgccACATTTCACCACTGACAAACTTAGGTATTTACCAAAAtgggggatgcactgaatccactattttgtattcagccGAACACccaaatccttagtgaaagatttggccgaattccgaacagaatcctaatttgcatatgcaaattagggattgggaaaacatttttaacttccttgttttgagacaaaaagtcacgagatttccctcacCGCtactaatgcaaattaggattcagattcggttcggccgggaataaggattcggcagaatctgaatcttattgaaaaaggcagaatcctggccaaatcccaaaccaaatcctggattcaatgcatccctaatggttatatactgtatgtaattgatgtattacataaatgtttttttttgtaacacaaAATGTGTTAAAAGATCTTGCTTTTGTGATAAATAGTTTCAAGCAAACTTGACAACAAGCAAACAACAAAAGTGGCTAAAGAAAAATAGTTCTTCATCGATGAATAAATAGTCCCTTAATAGCTTACAGGAACACTGACATTCCACTAAGCAGTTGGCCAGCTTTTAAGACCTGGGATTCTTCCAGTTACAAAAATAGGTATGCCTGGAAAGTTGGGACAGTTGTCATGTGCGATAAAGAGCAACGCAACAGAACGCAAAGTTGGAGAGTTGCCACAGCTTCAGcttctaaaaacaaaatacacagaaTCACCTCTGAGCCACGACAGAAATCAACACTTGCAATTTACAAGAGGCAACAACTAGAGTTCATATTATGACATAACAAGTAAAGGCAAAACTTTAGGTCCTCAGCCACGGGATCACATGGTCATAATTTTGCATATTACCAGTTCTAAAAGGTAATTATTCTTTCCTCACTGCATCACCCAGGGCACCCTCCTGTCTAACTGTCCTAGGGGTAAGTGGATGGAAAAGGTACGTGCCCGGCACCCGCTTCACCTTTGCACCGTAGGTATGTGCGTTTTCTTCCTTCCTCTACTTCCGGCCCTGTTGCTGGTTttattttgggctaaaaaaaatttcaatttagtctctttattggagctcACCATAGATCTGCTATGGCCCCTGACCATGTTTCAAATAAGGaatgggcgtgtcctaatggtttcatccagaagcacagtaggagggcaatagtcaatcacaaccctgcagtcacaaaagcaaagataggtttcagttccctatcaggtcagtctagcttctgattgttttttttatttatttaaaagagagtaatgcactggcacatttttgtttttcgcacaatatgtctcctttaagtcaaaCCACTGATCATTGCTTCAGCATTTTCAGATAAACTCTTTAATACTGCTTGACTGTCGTACCCTTTTTTCAACAATGTATTGATATGAAGCATAATTCTATACAACTTGATAATTGTATactcatgtatttttcttttatcaaTCTGCACGTTGAGTGTAATataattattacattaaaaaaaaacataaggcaTGTGACATATTTCATGATTGTTTTAATGCCTGAGGCACTAGCAGAGTGTTATGGGTAACCTGTCATAGCCTCACAATTTAGGATCATGGAAACTTTGTAAGTATTCTTTAAGTACATTTGGGCTGCCACAGTAAGTAGGCAATGCCTGATTcctgtgttactgtatgtagtgAAGGGAGGAGGGGGCCTATTTCAGCTAGTATCAGATATCAGATCATATGCTAAACCCAGCCCAGAGAAAGACAGCACACTGAAAAGAATGAGTTGTAATGGGAGCCTGTACCCACCCAGAGACCTACTGCGGCTCTATACAGCccccttctcccctccctcctctcctggAGCTGCCTAAAATTATAAAGTGAGGCAGACAGAGAGAGAGCCAGTCAGACACTTCAGCCTCACTGAGCAGAAAATAAACTTGTGAACTCCAAGCAAATATTTCTGCCAGAAATAGGACAAAAGAAGACAAGGGCCATCTTTAATTTTGGTACAATAAGAAGAGGTGGAActgagcaggaaaaaaaaattcttttgagGATTTTGCTTCTTACAATAGTTTGAACAATCTGTGGCTCATTGTAGGGGGGTGGTCATGATTTGAAAGGTGTCTTAGAAGGAACTCATTAAGGAGAAACAAATTGTCCACAGTGAAAAGACTAATTCGGAAGACTTGTTGGAAAAGGACAGTTGGCAGATATTTTAAGGCATAAAATATCTTCTCTAGATTTAATTTGCAGCTATTTCATCCTTCCATCCAGTTGGCAGCTATGGCTTTGTTTAGCCATTTCCATGTTGGATGCTCCATGCCAGAGGTGTGCTTCTTTGTCTCTGTGATGCTTCTGGCTATAGTGGGTGAGTTCAGCCTTTCCCTGGCTGCGCAGGTGAGTACCTGTGAGGCAAATGGCAGTGTCTACTATGTTGGTGAGTGGTACTTCCTGGACTCGGACCACTGCACTCAATGTGAGTGCACCACAGAGGGCCCAGCCTGTGCTAGGACAGAGTGCACAGCCTTGCCACCAGCCTGCATGCACGTCAGCCACTACCCTACGGACTGTTGCCCTCGCTGTGAGAAGATTGGCTGTGAATACAGAGGAGAAGTTTATGAGCTGGGAGAACAATTTCAGGTAGTGCCAGCACTGAGTTTTCTATTTACATTATGTTAATAACTTCCAAATATGACTTTCAGTTTTCTCCTCTATAATCATTAACACTTGGGTTACATTTTTTGGCTTGACTATTGATTCTTGGTTCAGCAATTTCAAGTTAACTATGTGAATGGTTTGTAGGTTATGTtcagaaaagtataaaaatatgtgTCCACCCAGCATCTCCTTAGCTGTACTGGAACTGCAACTCACAACTTTCTCTGTCACACATTGAATTGATGAGGATGATGGTAGTTATAATTTGGCAACAGGTGGAGGAAGGCAGGTTATAGATTCCTAAACTGATGGAAAAACAAAGTCAATACAAATATGGTAATGGTTTACCAAAGCTTGGTATCCAGTCACTCAGAAATCCCTCCAataattctttataaaagtaaaatactGTCTGTGGTTGATTTGAGGAGCAAGCAAATATGCTGATAATGTAGTTTTGATTCATTGTTCTTGTGTAAAGCATACATCTTTGGAACCCCAGGGCATGTATATGGAATCTGTACATAAACAAAAGCCTTTGAGCTCACCTTAATGGAATAGGGGAAAGAGGCCCCAGCTTGAGAGTACTTGGAGTCTAGGGGGCATTGTTACAATATATGGTAATGAATTGGATCATgaggcacacacagggaatatTCAATTTGCTTTCcacagaaaataaacagaaagcaAATCACATATGAGTAGACAGTGAAAAGACTTCTATTTAGATTAGTGGTTAATGTCCATTTTGCTAAtgcaaaagtgcataaaaaataaaattgttcaatTTGTTAAACAATACCTCCCAGTGTTCCATGACAGCCATTTTTTCCCTAACATGTTAAACTGATAGAGACAGAGAGGAAAACGTCAGCCCAACAAAGATTATACATAGTGAGAATATTTCTTAAATTGTTGGTTCTACATGTCTAAATGTCACAAC encodes the following:
- the vwc2l.2.L gene encoding von Willebrand factor C domain-containing protein 2-like; the encoded protein is MALFSHFHVGCSMPEVCFFVSVMLLAIVGEFSLSLAAQVSTCEANGSVYYVGEWYFLDSDHCTQCECTTEGPACARTECTALPPACMHVSHYPTDCCPRCEKIGCEYRGEVYELGEQFQPSECEQCTCDVDGIARCLVADCAPPPCVNPVYEKGECCPRCKDGPNCYSDASQSRVIPGGQYVWVDSCTKCRCHDGQDVGYWEGNRLAKCEKTKNCNPEEDRENS